The genome window ACTGTACATGGAGGCGGTATATTACTGTAATGGTTACAAACTTCGACTCCGGCAGCTAGTTTTCAGCAGTACCTGTGTGCCTAGACTAGCTTGCTTCGGTCACACTTCTATGGAACAATTTTTTTTCCACAACCTAAGAGGtactttttttgtatgtgtgaaGGTGCCGACAACGGAAGCCTGGCAAGAGGTAGCGCAAGGATTCGAGGAAAAATGGAATTTCCCTCACTGTATTGGAGCTGTCGACGGCAAGAATGCTCAGATACAAGTCCCTCCTCATTCAGGCAGCTTGTATTACAACTACAAGGTAATTAATGCGGTAAGTAACATTTGCATAACATGTGCTTATGGTTTCATTTTCTTACAGGGAACATACTCCATCGTCCTCATGGCCGCTGTTGACAGCAATTTGAAATTCATATGTGTTGATGTTGGGGCTTATGGACGTGATGGTGGCACAATGTCAGCTTCTTGCTTTGGAAAATCTCTAGAAAAGGCCTTGCTCGGCCTTCCATCTCCGAAGCAGCTGCCTGGCACAAACATTGTTGCTCCTCACGTCTTCGTCGGGGACGAAGCATTTCAACTTCGTCCAGATTTTCTGCGGTCATATTATGGGAGGGTCCAGGATGAAAACAAGCGCTTCTTTAATTACCGTCTAAGCAGAGCCAGGTAACTAAAAGCACAAAATTTGCCCTTGCGTATgttgaattatttttttacttcAATTTGCAGGAGGTGCGTTGAAAATGCTTTTGGAGTGATAGCCTCCCGATTCAGGTTCTTTCGACGTGCCATCAATCTGCAACCACAAAATGCAGACTACGTTGTCATGGCGTGTTGTGTCCTGCACAACTTCTTGCGTGATGACGTGATCTACATGACGGCGAACTATGTCGACAGTGAAGATGCATATGGCAACATCACCAGTGGCCAATGGCGCACCACCCAGGACAGTGGCACCTCAGCAATGTTCAGTCTGCAACCTTCCACTGGGCACAACTATACAAGGACGGCAGCGCAAACAAGAGACCTTTTCTGCTCATACTTTGTGAGTAGGGAGGGTTCTGTGCCTTGGCAACGGGCATCTGCTGGCCTGCGGCCATGAGAGACAAAACAAGTAGCCACCAGGTTTTGCTGGATGTGCTGTCTGCTAGCCGCTTCTTGTTTTACTTGTGGCACAGTGACACTTGCAATAGGTCACTAAATATATAAATGAAAAGAGACATTTCTGTGGTATTGAATGAAATACGAGCACAAAAGGTGAATTTTGTACTTTGTGTACTCCACTTGTTTGAAGGAATAATGCGGCATATTATGTCGCACTTAGCAGTCTAATGGAACAGTGCACATCAGTTGTATCTTTTATTTTACTTCCATGTTTTAACTTTTTGGTTCATTCATTTTTTATTACTGTATATCATTATTTTCATGTTATGCCCCCGCCCCCTTCTTCCCTTTGTGATATAATCAGTTAACACGCAAAACATGAACCACTTCATTCACGTTTAAAAGCTTCATTTATCTTGGTTTGTTGTATTGCCACTGGACTGAAAACTGACACAGAG of Dermacentor silvarum isolate Dsil-2018 unplaced genomic scaffold, BIME_Dsil_1.4 Seq530, whole genome shotgun sequence contains these proteins:
- the LOC125941882 gene encoding uncharacterized protein LOC125941882 is translated as MAAVDSNLKFICVDVGAYGRDGGTMSASCFGKSLEKALLGLPSPKQLPGTNIVAPHVFVGDEAFQLRPDFLRSYYGRVQDENKRFFNYRLSRARRCVENAFGVIASRFRFFRRAINLQPQNADYVVMACCVLHNFLRDDVIYMTANYVDSEDAYGNITSGQWRTTQDSGTSAMFSLQPSTGHNYTRTAAQTRDLFCSYFVSREGSVPWQRASAGLRP